A section of the Leptospira kobayashii genome encodes:
- the hemL gene encoding glutamate-1-semialdehyde 2,1-aminomutase, with amino-acid sequence MNSKDLFERSKKVSPGGVHSPVRSFASVGGTPVFFQKAEGAKLFDVEGKEYIDYCQSFGPLLFGHRHPDIAGVVRETVETAWSFGACEPYSLELAEFITSKIPWVEKIRFVNSGTEAVMSALRVARASTGRNKILKFDGCYHGHLDALLVKAGSGLAGLSSSDSAGIGIEMIQNTLVLPLDDESSLEALFQKEGEQIAVVVIEPLPANYGLLIQRKEFLQKISMLAKNYGALVLFDEVISGFRVGFQGMAGELGIEPDLVCYGKILGGGFPVGAYAGKAKYMDLVAPSGPVYQAGTLSANPFGMRAGLASLKKAWNENPYKTLEEDCRYFTGELASLLDRYTGLKWQAICHGSLFWFKEFSETPVRNLTQIPKGHKENFARLFHTLLKEGIYLAPSGYEVGFLSTVHTKEILNETLNKAESGLKKEYSK; translated from the coding sequence ATGAATTCCAAAGATTTATTCGAACGTTCCAAAAAAGTTTCTCCGGGAGGAGTTCATTCCCCCGTTCGTTCTTTCGCCTCTGTAGGAGGTACTCCCGTCTTTTTTCAAAAGGCGGAAGGCGCAAAATTATTCGATGTGGAAGGCAAAGAATATATCGACTATTGCCAAAGTTTCGGACCTTTATTATTCGGTCACAGACATCCGGATATAGCAGGTGTTGTGCGAGAGACCGTGGAAACCGCATGGTCTTTCGGAGCTTGCGAACCTTATTCCCTGGAACTGGCGGAGTTTATCACATCCAAGATTCCTTGGGTGGAAAAGATAAGATTTGTAAACTCAGGTACGGAAGCTGTCATGAGTGCTCTCCGTGTAGCACGAGCCTCAACGGGAAGAAACAAAATCCTGAAATTCGACGGATGTTATCACGGCCACTTGGACGCGCTTCTAGTAAAAGCCGGCTCAGGGCTTGCGGGACTGAGTTCCAGCGATAGTGCCGGAATAGGAATTGAAATGATTCAAAATACTTTGGTTTTGCCCCTTGACGATGAATCTTCTCTCGAAGCACTCTTTCAAAAAGAAGGAGAACAAATCGCAGTCGTAGTAATAGAACCATTACCGGCTAACTATGGATTGTTGATCCAAAGAAAGGAATTTTTACAAAAGATCTCCATGCTTGCAAAAAATTACGGAGCATTGGTTTTGTTCGACGAAGTGATCTCCGGATTTCGAGTTGGCTTCCAGGGAATGGCGGGAGAGCTGGGAATCGAACCAGATCTGGTCTGTTATGGAAAAATTTTGGGTGGTGGATTTCCGGTAGGAGCTTATGCCGGTAAAGCCAAATATATGGATCTGGTTGCTCCGAGTGGTCCTGTTTATCAAGCAGGTACATTATCCGCAAATCCTTTCGGAATGAGAGCGGGGCTCGCTTCTTTAAAGAAAGCTTGGAATGAAAATCCTTACAAAACATTGGAAGAAGACTGTCGTTATTTTACCGGAGAGCTTGCGAGTCTATTGGATCGTTATACCGGTTTAAAATGGCAAGCGATATGTCACGGGTCTCTTTTTTGGTTTAAAGAATTCAGCGAAACACCTGTTCGAAATTTAACTCAAATCCCGAAAGGGCATAAGGAAAATTTCGCGCGATTATTTCATACATTGCTTAAAGAAGGAATCTACCTGGCACCTAGCGGATATGAGGTTGGGTTTCTTTCTACCGTTCATACAAAAGAGATTTTGAATGAAACCTTGAACAAAGCCGAATCCGGTTTAAAAAAGGAGTATTCCAAATGA
- a CDS encoding LBF_1134 family protein has translation MKQYLILSFLLLGLSFCAGGNIKIKLNPDLSGNFSIYQKKIKNKTPSSIGLGSYLSPVSETELILRERTFQFKNITSVLPPGIRFVIYKEQGEDYSTFLITVDTSSLSPLLKTLEINKEEVLALVKEAKTRDDIYRFNNLAEHIQFEIFLPFNVKDVVFAESRTPGDWTARHDGGGKVVVNLPLASFWENEFQQTSIIVKFKE, from the coding sequence ATGAAACAATACCTGATTCTAAGTTTTTTACTTTTGGGACTTAGTTTTTGCGCAGGTGGAAATATCAAAATCAAATTGAATCCGGATCTTTCCGGCAATTTTTCCATCTATCAAAAAAAGATTAAAAACAAAACTCCGTCATCCATCGGGCTTGGGTCTTATCTTTCTCCTGTTTCCGAAACAGAATTGATCTTAAGAGAAAGGACTTTTCAGTTTAAAAATATAACATCCGTTCTGCCTCCGGGGATTCGATTTGTCATCTATAAGGAACAGGGAGAAGACTACTCCACGTTTCTTATTACCGTAGACACATCTTCCCTGTCTCCTTTGCTAAAGACTCTTGAAATCAATAAAGAGGAAGTTTTGGCCTTGGTCAAAGAAGCAAAAACCAGAGATGATATTTACCGTTTTAATAATTTGGCAGAACACATTCAGTTCGAAATATTTTTACCATTTAACGTAAAAGATGTGGTCTTCGCCGAATCACGTACTCCGGGGGATTGGACTGCCCGCCACGACGGAGGGGGAAAAGTCGTTGTCAATTTGCCTCTTGCTTCTTTTTGGGAAAACGAATTTCAGCAAACCAGTATTATTGTCAAATTCAAGGAGTAG
- the msrB gene encoding peptide-methionine (R)-S-oxide reductase MsrB, translated as MVDKIQISEDELKQKLTPEQYHVTRNKGTERPFTGEYYQHKEKGTYLCVCCGQELFDSETKYESGSGWPSYYQAINESAIETEVDKSHSMQRVEIHCSKCNAHLGHVFPDGPKPTGLRYCVNSLSLTFKKEG; from the coding sequence ATGGTTGATAAAATCCAAATCTCTGAAGATGAATTAAAACAAAAACTCACTCCCGAGCAATACCATGTAACAAGAAATAAAGGTACAGAACGTCCTTTTACGGGCGAATACTACCAACATAAAGAGAAAGGAACTTATCTCTGCGTATGTTGCGGACAGGAATTATTTGATTCCGAAACAAAGTATGAATCGGGGAGCGGTTGGCCTAGTTATTACCAAGCCATCAACGAATCTGCAATTGAAACGGAAGTGGATAAAAGTCATTCCATGCAAAGGGTGGAGATCCATTGCAGCAAATGCAACGCCCATCTCGGTCATGTGTTTCCGGACGGTCCCAAACCTACAGGACTTAGATACTGTGTGAATTCATTATCCTTAACTTTTAAAAAGGAAGGATAG
- a CDS encoding NAD(P)-binding domain-containing protein — protein sequence MWGNLIVLHDDAEDRATKELDGFVSWHTCMRSVYIGDDRLVSTENIPENISLHNGFAAYQLILEIVTGVHSRLFGESEILAQFRDRFRKENLNDSPFSKNLHKLRDQILEQTKIVRSKLLTGQGRQTYGSIADSFLEENESISLFGSGKLAEAILPYLIQKGRSVTVIARNPERLSELKSRYSIQTSLWEDYTDRSESLVIASSYFPEKLTPNIKPKRLIIDFRAETELEHIPQNTKYISFKEILANITETENHLTNLRPQILSLIEELTREREEEQIHLLHGWEDLACLEK from the coding sequence ATGTGGGGAAACCTAATCGTATTGCATGATGATGCGGAAGATAGAGCTACGAAGGAACTGGACGGTTTCGTTTCCTGGCATACTTGCATGCGCTCCGTTTATATCGGCGATGACAGATTGGTTTCCACAGAAAACATCCCTGAAAACATTTCTCTCCACAACGGCTTTGCAGCATACCAATTGATTTTGGAAATAGTCACAGGAGTTCATTCCCGACTTTTCGGAGAAAGTGAGATTCTCGCCCAATTTCGGGATCGTTTCCGAAAGGAAAATCTGAACGATTCTCCATTTTCGAAAAACTTACACAAATTACGTGATCAAATTTTGGAACAAACAAAAATCGTTCGTTCCAAACTACTAACCGGACAAGGAAGACAGACTTACGGTAGCATTGCAGATTCCTTTTTAGAAGAAAACGAGTCTATTAGTTTATTCGGAAGTGGTAAATTAGCCGAAGCCATTCTCCCCTACTTAATTCAGAAAGGCAGATCGGTTACAGTCATAGCAAGAAACCCGGAACGATTGTCCGAATTGAAATCACGTTACTCAATTCAAACCTCACTTTGGGAAGACTATACCGACAGATCGGAATCTTTAGTGATCGCATCTTCCTATTTTCCGGAAAAACTCACTCCAAATATAAAACCGAAACGATTGATTATAGATTTTCGTGCCGAAACCGAATTGGAACACATTCCTCAGAATACCAAATATATTTCCTTTAAGGAAATCTTAGCAAATATCACCGAAACGGAAAATCATCTGACAAACCTTCGCCCTCAAATTCTTTCTTTAATTGAAGAACTAACACGAGAACGCGAAGAAGAACAAATTCATCTTTTACACGGATGGGAAGACTTAGCTTGTCTAGAAAAATAA
- a CDS encoding uroporphyrinogen decarboxylase family protein, whose product MRNPRFANALAGIPQDIPPIWFMRQAGRYHSHYRNLKEKYSFTELCKNPELAAEVALGPVKEFGFDVSILFSDILFPLEALGMGLDYNPGPVLSFRLDSEKDLSKLRSCSEAIAGLEFQKKAMLLTREILPKETSLIGFLGGPWTLYTYASSGKHDGNLTHSKVNSGLIAGFFEMIIPLLLENLRLQLEGGAELVMIFDTAAGDLSPYYFKEYVAKPLQRLVSRFPGKVGYYAKGTTEHQLDLIKNMEGLAGFGIDHRFSMDQLLKDGYSRGFLQGNFDQSLLFLPRDEFKKALLNYLEPIKRLSKEERKGWVSGLGHGVLQGTPESNVKEMIEIIREEFHVSA is encoded by the coding sequence ATCAGAAATCCCCGTTTTGCAAATGCTCTCGCAGGAATCCCACAAGACATTCCTCCGATCTGGTTTATGAGACAAGCGGGAAGATATCATTCCCATTACCGAAACTTAAAAGAAAAATACAGTTTCACCGAACTTTGCAAAAATCCGGAACTAGCCGCAGAAGTAGCATTAGGTCCTGTAAAAGAATTCGGATTCGATGTATCCATACTTTTTTCGGACATTCTGTTCCCATTGGAGGCATTAGGGATGGGATTGGACTACAATCCAGGTCCCGTATTATCCTTTCGCTTGGATTCGGAAAAGGATCTTTCCAAATTGAGATCATGTTCCGAAGCCATCGCCGGATTGGAATTTCAAAAAAAAGCAATGCTTCTGACTCGTGAAATTTTACCGAAGGAAACCTCTTTGATCGGATTCCTCGGCGGACCTTGGACTCTTTACACGTATGCATCTTCCGGAAAACACGATGGCAACCTGACTCATTCCAAAGTGAACTCCGGTTTGATTGCCGGTTTCTTTGAAATGATCATTCCCTTACTTTTGGAAAATCTACGCCTTCAATTGGAAGGTGGTGCGGAATTGGTTATGATTTTTGACACTGCTGCGGGAGATTTGAGTCCTTATTATTTCAAAGAGTATGTTGCCAAACCTCTGCAAAGGTTGGTTTCCCGATTCCCGGGGAAAGTAGGTTATTACGCAAAAGGAACCACCGAACATCAATTAGATCTAATAAAAAATATGGAAGGCCTTGCAGGATTCGGAATCGACCATCGATTCTCCATGGACCAGCTGCTAAAAGACGGTTACTCCCGCGGATTTTTACAAGGAAATTTCGATCAGTCTCTCCTCTTCTTGCCCAGAGATGAATTCAAAAAAGCACTCTTGAATTATTTGGAGCCTATCAAACGTCTAAGTAAAGAAGAAAGAAAAGGATGGGTATCCGGACTTGGGCACGGAGTACTGCAAGGAACACCTGAATCCAATGTCAAGGAAATGATCGAAATCATCCGCGAGGAATTCCATGTTAGCGCGTAA
- the hemN gene encoding oxygen-independent coproporphyrinogen III oxidase: MLARKDLLRKYDIPAPRYTSYPTVPYWTDMPSSEEWIDSLENSLAKQDSSLAIYVHIPFCETLCTFCGCNTSITKNHTVEEPYVESVIKELDLYISKISNLKNRSLDELHLGGGTPTYLSEKNLEYLISNITGKLSPNKNAEFSIEVDPRRTRRTQLEILYKYGFRRISLGVQDFDAEVQRLVNRIQPFENTENITETARELGYTSVNFDLIYGLPKQTIASMEKTIELTLSLRPDRIAFYSYAHVPWIKSSQRLFTEEDLPKSEEKRELYERGRKLLEAGGYQEIGMDHFALKTDSLWKASEEGKLHRNFMGYSSHKTDVLLGLGTSSISETSDSFHQNEKLEIKYRRIVNQGIIPSFRGHKLNDSDKTRRQLILKLMTTWEVKIPSDWKENLKNYLQEMESDHLIEWDEDRIKITEDGRPFLRIVCTALDEKLRNSQPNFPIFSKAI, translated from the coding sequence ATGTTAGCGCGTAAAGATTTATTAAGAAAATACGACATTCCGGCACCGAGATACACCAGTTATCCGACGGTTCCTTATTGGACGGATATGCCGAGTTCGGAGGAATGGATCGATTCTCTGGAAAACAGCCTTGCAAAACAAGATTCTTCTCTTGCGATTTACGTACATATACCTTTTTGCGAAACTCTATGCACTTTCTGCGGATGTAATACTTCCATTACAAAAAACCATACCGTGGAAGAACCGTATGTGGAATCAGTGATCAAAGAGCTGGATCTTTATATTTCCAAGATTTCCAATCTAAAGAACAGATCACTCGATGAACTACACTTAGGTGGCGGAACTCCGACTTACCTCTCGGAAAAAAATCTGGAATACCTGATATCAAACATAACCGGGAAATTGTCTCCCAATAAAAATGCAGAGTTTTCCATCGAAGTCGACCCTCGCAGAACGAGAAGAACCCAATTGGAGATCTTATACAAATACGGATTCAGAAGAATCAGTCTGGGAGTTCAGGACTTCGATGCGGAAGTACAGCGACTTGTCAATCGAATCCAACCGTTTGAAAATACCGAAAACATTACAGAAACCGCGCGTGAATTGGGTTATACTTCCGTAAATTTCGATCTGATCTACGGTCTTCCCAAACAAACAATCGCTTCCATGGAAAAAACGATCGAGCTCACTCTTTCTCTCCGCCCGGATAGAATCGCTTTTTACTCTTATGCACATGTACCTTGGATCAAATCATCCCAAAGACTTTTTACGGAAGAAGATCTGCCGAAATCCGAAGAAAAACGAGAGTTATACGAAAGGGGCAGAAAATTGCTGGAAGCCGGCGGCTATCAGGAAATTGGAATGGATCATTTCGCATTAAAGACGGATTCTCTATGGAAAGCTTCCGAGGAAGGCAAACTACATAGAAACTTTATGGGTTACAGTTCACACAAAACAGATGTTTTGCTGGGACTCGGAACATCTTCCATTTCGGAAACATCGGATTCCTTTCATCAAAATGAAAAATTGGAAATCAAATACAGAAGAATTGTGAATCAAGGAATCATTCCCAGCTTTAGAGGCCATAAACTGAACGACTCCGATAAAACAAGAAGACAGTTAATTCTGAAACTAATGACCACTTGGGAAGTTAAAATTCCAAGCGATTGGAAAGAGAATCTTAAAAATTACCTTCAGGAAATGGAATCGGACCATTTGATCGAATGGGATGAGGATCGGATCAAAATCACCGAAGACGGTCGTCCTTTCCTCAGAATCGTCTGTACCGCGTTAGATGAAAAGCTGAGAAATTCACAACCGAATTTTCCTATCTTTTCAAAAGCGATATAA
- the hemB gene encoding porphobilinogen synthase: MNHLRRTKNSHQLRELSSSSSLSAKKFIQPLFIVEDLKDREPIGGMSGVYRESESSLYKQIESDINSGVDQFLLFTVPKKKSDTEFSSSFYHNAISGIKKEFPHIFLWLDTCLCSVTTHGHCGHLEPDGKIHNAKSVKRLSNLALLFAEAGADGIAPSDMMDGRVASHRSILDSNGFHHVPIMSYSTKFKSNFYGPFRDAAESAPSFGDRSTYQLDVRDRESAIAASIRDEKEGADFLMLKPGMTSIDLVLPIKEKTNLPLGAYQVSGEYASIELLAKNGFLKREEGLVETWNVFRRAGVSFLISYAAREAKKLFI; the protein is encoded by the coding sequence ATGAACCATTTACGTAGAACCAAAAACTCACACCAGCTGAGAGAACTTTCAAGCAGTAGCTCCTTAAGTGCAAAAAAATTCATCCAACCTCTATTCATTGTAGAAGATCTGAAAGATAGGGAACCGATCGGCGGGATGTCCGGAGTCTATAGAGAATCCGAATCTTCCTTATACAAACAAATTGAATCCGATATCAATTCCGGTGTGGACCAATTCCTTTTATTTACCGTTCCGAAAAAAAAGTCGGATACGGAATTCAGTTCTTCTTTCTATCATAATGCCATATCCGGTATCAAAAAGGAATTCCCCCATATTTTTCTCTGGTTGGATACTTGTCTTTGTTCCGTTACAACCCACGGACATTGCGGTCATCTGGAACCGGATGGGAAAATTCACAATGCAAAATCCGTGAAACGATTGTCCAACTTAGCATTGTTATTTGCTGAAGCGGGAGCGGATGGAATTGCACCGAGCGATATGATGGACGGACGGGTCGCTTCGCATAGAAGCATCCTGGATTCCAACGGTTTTCATCATGTACCTATCATGAGTTATTCGACAAAATTCAAAAGTAATTTTTACGGTCCCTTCCGCGATGCTGCGGAATCGGCCCCTAGTTTCGGGGATCGTTCCACATACCAATTGGATGTAAGAGATCGGGAATCTGCAATTGCAGCATCCATCCGGGATGAAAAGGAAGGTGCGGATTTTTTAATGTTAAAACCGGGGATGACGTCCATAGACCTGGTTCTTCCCATAAAAGAAAAAACAAATCTTCCCTTAGGCGCCTACCAAGTCAGCGGAGAATATGCATCCATCGAATTACTTGCAAAAAACGGATTCTTAAAAAGAGAGGAAGGCCTTGTTGAAACCTGGAATGTATTCAGAAGAGCGGGAGTTTCGTTTTTGATCAGTTATGCGGCAAGAGAGGCCAAGAAATTATTTATATGA
- a CDS encoding precorrin-2 dehydrogenase/sirohydrochlorin ferrochelatase family protein, translated as MAKKYPIFLNLENKNVLLIGGGLACLEKLQGLDGTFARITIITKEVNPFVQNWTEEHTDIILQIREAKEEDLVGRDLIFIATNDSETNKRFRLHANSLGILANAVDDPPNCDFYSSSLVDLGPVQFSISTDGKFAGLTATLRKLFEDIIPKEDGELFERLFLVRKTLKERLPDQNERRTVLKKIILELEEKYFGKKGL; from the coding sequence TTGGCAAAAAAATATCCCATCTTCCTGAATCTTGAGAACAAAAACGTTCTGCTGATCGGGGGAGGACTTGCCTGTTTGGAAAAACTCCAAGGTTTGGACGGAACCTTTGCTCGCATAACAATCATTACAAAAGAAGTCAATCCTTTCGTTCAAAATTGGACGGAAGAACATACTGACATTATTCTACAAATCAGAGAAGCGAAAGAAGAAGACCTCGTCGGTCGCGATTTGATTTTTATTGCAACCAATGATTCCGAAACCAACAAACGATTTCGATTGCACGCAAATTCCCTCGGTATTTTGGCAAATGCAGTCGATGATCCTCCCAATTGCGATTTTTATTCCTCGTCTCTGGTAGATTTAGGTCCGGTTCAATTTTCCATTTCCACAGACGGGAAATTTGCCGGTTTGACAGCCACATTACGTAAGTTATTTGAAGATATAATTCCGAAAGAAGACGGGGAATTATTTGAAAGATTGTTTTTGGTCCGAAAAACATTGAAGGAAAGATTGCCTGATCAAAATGAAAGAAGGACGGTCTTAAAAAAAATCATCCTGGAGCTTGAGGAAAAGTATTTCGGGAAAAAAGGTTTGTGA
- a CDS encoding hydroxymethylbilane synthase: MSRKITIGARSSTLAKLQAYTVGKKLKDTNPDLTIVYKFKEASGDKDLTSPLWQIAGKGIFTKDLQDDLLKNEVDAIVHSWKDLDLEKRQGTSVISVLPREDQRDVLLFKKSAWQNPDQNLTFCTSSPRREFNLQKFFSEYLPDPLAKSNLSFSPIRGNVQTRIKKFLESDAHGLIIAKAALDRLLNSDFLSEDISEFAEIRNFLRHSLNQCLLMILPLSLNPNAPAQGALCVEVREDEKETQDLFSKLTDPKAKQSSETEREILSRFGGGCHQKIGVSVIIRPYGQVRFLQGETDEKENLSKKGIEPKPDLHFSIDEVWPSQAKMAQRQRERIAYKIPPNSDLFIARGYAFPQDLIIDPKTQIVWTSGLTTWRELAKRGVWVHGSVDGLGELEDLKIETLFHRKPNFVKLSHQDSDLSKTTYQLIPTYHLSAPEIPANFDPEKIKAAFWRSGSEFNIITSKYPILKKVIHFVGPGSTFSKVKSELGEEAANRIHVCLSFEGWIENHITK; encoded by the coding sequence TTGTCTAGAAAAATAACAATTGGCGCAAGATCTTCCACTCTGGCCAAACTCCAAGCTTATACCGTCGGTAAAAAACTAAAAGATACAAACCCCGACCTTACGATCGTTTACAAATTCAAAGAAGCTTCCGGGGATAAGGATCTGACAAGTCCTCTCTGGCAAATTGCAGGAAAAGGAATTTTTACCAAAGACCTGCAAGATGATTTATTAAAGAACGAAGTGGATGCCATTGTACATTCCTGGAAAGATTTGGATCTTGAAAAAAGACAAGGAACATCCGTTATCTCCGTATTACCTAGGGAAGATCAAAGAGATGTTTTATTATTTAAAAAATCCGCCTGGCAAAATCCCGATCAGAATTTGACATTTTGCACTTCCTCACCCAGAAGAGAGTTCAATCTGCAAAAATTCTTTTCCGAATACCTACCCGATCCTTTGGCAAAATCAAACCTGTCTTTTTCCCCCATCCGTGGAAATGTACAAACCAGGATCAAAAAATTTTTGGAAAGCGACGCACACGGTTTGATTATCGCAAAAGCTGCGTTAGATCGTTTATTGAATTCGGATTTTTTATCAGAAGATATATCGGAATTTGCCGAGATCCGGAACTTTTTACGTCATTCGTTAAATCAATGTTTGCTTATGATTCTTCCTCTTTCTTTGAACCCGAACGCACCGGCACAAGGCGCCCTTTGTGTGGAAGTTCGGGAAGACGAAAAGGAAACTCAAGATCTATTTTCAAAACTAACCGATCCGAAAGCGAAACAATCTTCGGAAACGGAAAGGGAAATATTATCCCGGTTTGGCGGAGGATGTCATCAGAAAATCGGTGTATCAGTAATCATCCGTCCTTACGGCCAGGTGAGGTTTTTGCAAGGTGAAACGGACGAAAAGGAAAACTTATCGAAAAAAGGAATCGAGCCGAAACCGGATCTTCATTTTTCCATCGATGAAGTTTGGCCTTCACAAGCTAAGATGGCGCAAAGGCAAAGAGAAAGAATAGCCTACAAAATACCACCTAATTCCGATTTATTTATCGCCCGTGGTTATGCATTCCCGCAGGATCTGATCATAGATCCGAAAACACAGATAGTTTGGACTTCAGGACTCACAACATGGAGAGAGCTTGCAAAAAGAGGAGTATGGGTACACGGTTCCGTTGACGGTCTTGGAGAATTGGAAGATCTGAAAATAGAAACCTTGTTCCATCGAAAACCGAATTTTGTCAAATTATCCCATCAAGATTCGGATCTTTCCAAGACAACTTACCAATTGATACCTACTTATCACCTTTCCGCTCCGGAGATTCCCGCAAACTTCGATCCGGAAAAGATCAAGGCTGCTTTCTGGAGAAGCGGATCCGAATTCAATATCATTACATCCAAATACCCTATCCTTAAAAAAGTAATACATTTCGTGGGCCCGGGCTCCACTTTTTCCAAAGTCAAATCTGAGTTAGGTGAAGAAGCAGCAAACAGGATTCACGTATGCCTTTCTTTTGAGGGATGGATCGAAAATCATATTACAAAATAA
- the cobA gene encoding uroporphyrinogen-III C-methyltransferase: MDPQIKTEPFPKSGRGFVSFVGGGPGSVDLLTVRGLDRIQKAEVILYDALLDSSYLEIFPDHAICLYVGKRSGQHSRTQEEINSLLTEYALSDKRVVRLKGGDPSIFGRLAEELEALKKSNIPFEIIPGISSVTAGAAALETSLTLRGISRQVIILDGHTILEDEKSWSGMENFQGTIAILMGTGKIKELAEKLIDKGISPNTPMALVENISGKNEIFSITTLDEAKTKGIQKISTGPGILYVGEAIRIRPNQKSSEQITTVIR, from the coding sequence ATGGATCCCCAAATCAAAACAGAGCCCTTTCCAAAGTCCGGCCGTGGCTTTGTCAGTTTTGTAGGAGGCGGACCCGGGTCGGTCGACCTGTTGACTGTGCGTGGGTTGGATCGGATTCAAAAGGCGGAAGTGATTTTATATGATGCACTTCTTGATTCTTCTTATTTGGAAATTTTTCCGGATCATGCCATCTGCCTCTATGTGGGAAAACGCAGCGGCCAACATTCCCGCACGCAGGAAGAAATTAATTCCTTACTTACCGAGTATGCTTTATCGGACAAACGAGTTGTCCGTCTGAAGGGAGGCGATCCTTCCATATTTGGTCGGTTAGCTGAAGAATTGGAAGCGTTGAAAAAGAGCAACATCCCCTTTGAAATCATTCCGGGAATCAGTTCCGTTACCGCAGGCGCGGCCGCTTTGGAAACATCTCTTACTCTCAGAGGAATTTCCAGACAAGTAATCATTCTGGACGGACACACCATTTTGGAAGATGAGAAAAGTTGGTCGGGTATGGAAAATTTCCAAGGGACTATAGCCATACTCATGGGAACCGGAAAGATCAAAGAGCTTGCTGAAAAATTGATCGACAAAGGGATCTCACCAAACACTCCTATGGCACTAGTGGAAAATATCTCCGGTAAAAACGAAATATTCTCCATAACAACTCTTGATGAAGCAAAAACCAAAGGGATTCAAAAAATATCCACTGGCCCCGGCATTCTTTATGTCGGCGAAGCCATTCGCATTCGACCAAATCAAAAAAGTTCAGAACAAATTACGACCGTAATACGATAA